A stretch of Paenibacillus mucilaginosus 3016 DNA encodes these proteins:
- a CDS encoding MBL fold metallo-hydrolase: MKLQQLTPHVWGGSVWLPVPVMIWFVKEEEGITLVDGGVLPMWEGVRKALQETFAGLPLRRVLLTHGHQDHIGILPPLIEAYPEVPILVHSEEIPFLTGSRSYRSLREGVWARYAPPVPEEKLTALRPEASYAGLQPYWTPGHSPGHTVFYHEADDILLAGDLFTRYFGRLQRPIAGFTADMDLSLRSGSILEKLKPKYTASAHLGVTRDAHLQYARLLPPLLAGR; the protein is encoded by the coding sequence ATGAAACTGCAGCAGCTGACCCCGCACGTATGGGGCGGATCCGTATGGCTTCCCGTACCTGTGATGATCTGGTTCGTGAAGGAGGAAGAAGGCATTACGCTCGTGGACGGGGGGGTTTTGCCGATGTGGGAGGGGGTCCGGAAGGCGCTCCAGGAGACCTTCGCCGGCCTGCCGCTGCGGCGTGTGCTGCTGACGCACGGCCATCAGGATCACATCGGCATTCTGCCGCCGCTCATAGAAGCGTACCCCGAGGTTCCGATTCTCGTTCACTCCGAAGAGATTCCGTTCCTCACGGGGAGCCGGTCCTACCGTTCCCTGAGGGAGGGGGTGTGGGCCCGCTATGCTCCGCCGGTGCCGGAGGAGAAGCTGACGGCTCTGCGCCCGGAGGCGTCGTACGCGGGGCTGCAGCCTTATTGGACGCCGGGGCACAGTCCGGGGCATACGGTGTTCTATCACGAGGCGGATGACATCCTTTTGGCCGGGGATCTGTTTACCCGCTATTTCGGACGGCTCCAGCGGCCTATTGCCGGATTTACGGCGGATATGGACCTCTCGCTGCGCAGCGGGAGCATCCTCGAAAAGCTCAAGCCGAAGTACACGGCCTCCGCCCACCTGGGCGTTACGCGCGATGCCCATCTGCAGTATGCCCGGCTTCTTCCCCCGCTTCTGGCCGGGCGGTAA
- the uxaC gene encoding glucuronate isomerase, whose amino-acid sequence MKKFLDENFLLTNETAVRLYHDYAKEMPIIDYHCHLSPQEIYENKTFKNITDAWLYGDHYKWRAMRSNGAEENLVTGGEGTTDYDRFLAWAKTVPHTIGNPLYHWSHLELQRFFGISDLINEKSGPELWEKLNAQISGEGFGARDLIKKSNVRVICTTDDPIDSLEYHVKIKDLPDFDVQVLPSFRPDKGLEINRPTFLPWVQKLAEVSGQSVNDYDGLLSALESRVRFFHSVGGKVSDHALDYVAYAETTKEEAAGIFAKALRGEAVSLEEEKKYKTYTLVFLGKLYAELGWAMQLHINAHRNNNARLMGKLGPDTGFDSINDSDIAQPLVRLLDALDSEDALPKTILYSLNPKDNYVLGTIIGSFQGGGVPGKIQFGSAWWFNDTKDGMIDQMKALANLGLLSRFVGMLTDSRSFLSYTRHEYFRRILCNLIGEWVENGEAPDDMELLGTMVQNISYNNAKNYFGF is encoded by the coding sequence ATGAAAAAGTTCCTTGACGAGAACTTCCTGCTTACGAATGAAACCGCTGTCCGACTGTACCATGACTATGCCAAAGAAATGCCGATCATCGACTATCACTGCCACCTCAGCCCGCAGGAGATCTACGAGAACAAGACGTTCAAGAACATCACCGACGCCTGGCTGTACGGCGACCACTACAAGTGGAGAGCGATGCGCTCGAACGGCGCCGAGGAGAACCTCGTGACCGGCGGCGAGGGCACGACCGATTACGACCGCTTCCTGGCCTGGGCGAAGACCGTGCCGCACACGATCGGCAACCCGCTCTACCACTGGTCGCACCTGGAGCTGCAGCGCTTCTTCGGCATCTCGGATCTCATCAACGAGAAGAGCGGCCCCGAGCTGTGGGAGAAGCTCAATGCCCAGATCAGCGGCGAAGGCTTCGGCGCAAGAGACCTCATCAAGAAATCGAACGTGCGCGTGATCTGTACGACAGACGATCCGATCGATTCGCTCGAATACCATGTCAAAATCAAGGATCTTCCGGATTTCGACGTACAGGTGCTGCCTTCGTTCCGTCCGGACAAGGGCCTCGAGATCAACCGTCCTACGTTCCTGCCGTGGGTGCAGAAGCTGGCGGAAGTGTCCGGCCAGTCCGTGAACGACTATGACGGCCTGCTCTCGGCACTCGAATCCCGCGTCCGCTTCTTCCACTCCGTAGGCGGCAAGGTGTCCGACCATGCGCTTGACTACGTAGCATATGCCGAGACGACGAAGGAAGAAGCCGCCGGCATCTTCGCCAAGGCGCTCCGTGGTGAAGCGGTATCGCTTGAGGAAGAGAAGAAATACAAGACGTATACGCTCGTGTTCCTCGGCAAGCTGTACGCGGAGCTCGGCTGGGCGATGCAGCTGCACATCAACGCCCACCGCAACAACAATGCCCGCCTGATGGGCAAGCTCGGTCCGGACACCGGCTTCGACTCCATCAATGACAGCGACATTGCGCAGCCGCTCGTCAGACTGCTCGATGCCCTCGACAGTGAAGATGCACTGCCGAAGACGATTCTGTACTCCCTGAACCCGAAGGACAACTACGTTCTCGGCACGATCATCGGCAGCTTCCAGGGCGGCGGCGTACCGGGCAAGATCCAGTTCGGCTCGGCCTGGTGGTTCAACGATACCAAGGACGGCATGATCGACCAGATGAAGGCGCTGGCGAACCTCGGCCTGCTGAGCCGCTTCGTCGGCATGCTGACGGACTCCCGCAGCTTCCTCTCGTATACCCGCCACGAGTATTTCCGCCGTATCCTGTGCAACCTGATCGGCGAATGGGTGGAGAACGGCGAAGCGCCGGACGACATGGAGCTGCTCGGCACGATGGTACAGAACATCTCGTACAACAATGCGAAGAATTATTTCGGTTTCTAA
- a CDS encoding right-handed parallel beta-helix repeat-containing protein produces MSGSDSQSDDKKGLSRRKLLTVMGTAAAGWMLAGAPRVGAAAAPAVVSETPLWLNVKTYGAQGNGFQDDLSAFRSAVEAANRAGGGVVYVPSGRYLLSGPVTLGSKIRLVGDGPEASVLKGMRYALPLVSVSGAEHIAVEGIGFEGVGTLTEAASFEAAEKGIHLSDCEEVRIENCTFASIPNGMWLVDSRHVTVEGCSFRNLLSSDSFYEGYGIAAEGGAHLQIRANRFRGLKKPGVYLYAGCSASTVDGNLLEESADAFIVLSSSSKSCTHNRITDNTVSAAGLAKDRSSCKQGIVLRGYCVDNTVAGNDIARASEAGIVLEGDGKSLDGRLSGTILSGNRIDSVPRGLVLANADGAVVTGNVVRRAEVGILLEPSASGDGALCRYNLVSGNMLMACTKAGIRLAAGCEDTVVSGNNGAGNAEALIVHEQVKVQPGF; encoded by the coding sequence ATGTCGGGATCGGATTCACAATCGGATGACAAAAAAGGGCTGTCGCGGCGCAAGCTGCTGACGGTGATGGGAACCGCCGCGGCCGGCTGGATGCTTGCCGGTGCGCCGCGGGTCGGGGCGGCCGCCGCCCCGGCTGTAGTGAGCGAGACGCCGCTCTGGCTGAACGTCAAAACCTACGGCGCCCAGGGGAACGGGTTCCAGGACGATCTGTCCGCGTTCCGCTCGGCGGTGGAAGCGGCAAACCGGGCGGGAGGAGGAGTCGTATACGTGCCTTCGGGCCGGTACCTGCTGTCGGGGCCGGTCACGCTCGGCTCGAAGATCCGTCTGGTCGGCGACGGCCCCGAGGCTTCGGTGCTCAAGGGCATGAGGTATGCCCTTCCGCTCGTGAGCGTATCGGGCGCGGAGCATATCGCGGTGGAGGGCATCGGCTTCGAGGGCGTCGGCACCCTGACCGAGGCCGCCTCGTTCGAGGCGGCGGAGAAGGGGATTCACCTGTCGGACTGCGAGGAAGTGCGGATCGAGAACTGCACGTTCGCCTCGATTCCGAACGGCATGTGGCTCGTGGACAGCCGTCATGTGACCGTGGAGGGCTGCTCCTTCCGTAACCTGCTGTCCTCGGACAGCTTCTACGAAGGGTACGGCATTGCGGCGGAAGGCGGCGCCCATCTGCAGATCCGCGCCAACCGGTTCCGCGGGCTGAAGAAGCCGGGCGTGTACCTGTATGCCGGCTGTTCGGCCAGCACTGTGGACGGCAATCTGCTTGAGGAAAGCGCCGATGCCTTCATCGTGCTGTCCTCTTCGAGCAAATCCTGCACGCATAACCGGATCACGGATAACACCGTGTCGGCCGCAGGCCTGGCGAAGGACCGCTCGTCGTGCAAGCAGGGGATCGTGCTGCGCGGCTACTGCGTGGACAATACGGTGGCGGGCAACGACATCGCCCGGGCCTCGGAGGCCGGCATCGTGCTCGAGGGAGACGGCAAGTCGCTCGACGGCCGCCTGTCGGGCACGATCCTCTCGGGCAACCGGATCGACTCGGTGCCGCGGGGCCTCGTGCTGGCGAACGCCGACGGCGCGGTCGTGACCGGCAACGTGGTCCGCCGGGCCGAGGTCGGCATCCTGCTCGAGCCGTCCGCATCGGGCGACGGAGCGCTCTGCCGCTACAACCTCGTGTCCGGCAACATGCTCATGGCCTGCACCAAGGCGGGCATCCGGCTGGCGGCCGGCTGCGAAGACACCGTCGTGTCCGGCAACAACGGCGCCGGCAACGCGGAGGCCCTGATCGTGCACGAGCAGGTGAAGGTGCAGCCGGGCTTCTGA